The Pseudarthrobacter sulfonivorans genome includes a window with the following:
- a CDS encoding GNAT family N-acetyltransferase, with translation MSDDYEIRRFPAASKGEAGYPDAESWVKAVAFGFHESTRTPAHVAKSLETYAADRRIFTGAYQTREVAPGSLPAEVPVATFGTLRKTLNIGFGRLLETQLVTAVTVRTSHRRRGLLRRMMSEDLAMAKDDGLAMAALTASEGSIYGRFGYGVASFERTVKVDTTARFRLNHHAVGTVDVADPRVLLDLAPVVFDCVHRLTPGSIGRQDWYRQLASGSLGREGKEDPAVKAALHYGPDGAVDGYVSYKFLGWDTEPYTMQVVDLVAATNEAYLELWQFLAAIDLVERVTWEEAPLDDPLTWALADPRCIDSSDSRDMLWLRILDVAQALEARHYPVDGRLVLEVQDPLGLTAGTFAVDVSGGEAAVVRLEAAQDPDLTLDVSALSSIYLGAVSPVTLTAAGRIREHTQGAALRARGMFAVERATHCLTHF, from the coding sequence CTGAGTGATGACTATGAAATCCGGCGCTTCCCAGCGGCATCCAAAGGCGAGGCGGGTTATCCCGACGCCGAATCATGGGTGAAGGCGGTCGCCTTTGGCTTCCACGAATCCACGCGGACACCGGCGCATGTTGCCAAATCCTTGGAGACCTACGCAGCTGACCGGCGGATCTTCACCGGCGCCTACCAGACCCGCGAAGTCGCGCCTGGGTCGCTCCCCGCGGAGGTACCGGTGGCAACCTTCGGCACCCTGCGCAAAACACTCAACATCGGCTTCGGCCGGCTGCTGGAAACCCAACTGGTCACAGCAGTAACGGTCCGGACTTCGCATCGGCGGCGCGGCCTGCTGCGCCGGATGATGTCCGAGGACCTGGCCATGGCGAAGGACGATGGCCTGGCAATGGCCGCCCTGACAGCGTCCGAGGGCTCCATCTATGGACGCTTTGGCTACGGCGTGGCCAGCTTCGAACGGACCGTGAAAGTGGACACCACTGCCCGGTTCCGGCTTAATCACCACGCCGTCGGTACCGTGGATGTCGCGGACCCGCGCGTGCTGCTGGACCTGGCGCCGGTCGTCTTCGACTGCGTGCACCGCCTGACGCCGGGATCGATCGGCCGCCAGGACTGGTACCGCCAGCTGGCTTCAGGGTCCTTGGGCCGCGAGGGCAAGGAAGATCCTGCCGTCAAGGCGGCACTGCACTACGGCCCCGACGGCGCCGTGGACGGCTACGTTTCCTACAAATTCCTTGGCTGGGACACCGAGCCCTACACCATGCAGGTAGTGGACCTCGTGGCGGCCACGAACGAGGCGTACCTGGAGCTCTGGCAGTTCCTGGCCGCCATCGACCTGGTGGAACGCGTCACGTGGGAGGAAGCACCGCTGGATGACCCGCTGACCTGGGCACTGGCCGATCCCCGCTGCATCGATTCCTCAGACAGCCGGGACATGCTCTGGCTCCGCATCCTGGACGTGGCCCAGGCGCTGGAAGCCCGGCATTACCCGGTGGACGGAAGGCTGGTGCTCGAGGTGCAGGACCCGCTTGGCCTCACGGCGGGAACGTTTGCCGTGGACGTCAGTGGCGGCGAGGCCGCCGTCGTGCGTCTGGAAGCTGCGCAGGATCCGGACCTGACGCTGGATGTCTCCGCACTGTCATCCATCTACCTCGGCGCCGTCAGCCCGGTGACCCTGACGGCGGCAGGCCGGATCCGTGAACACACCCAAGGCGCGGCGCTCCGGGCGCGCGGGATGTTCGCGGTGGAACGCGCCACACACTGCCTCACGCACTTCTGA
- the rpsA gene encoding 30S ribosomal protein S1, producing MTITSTEKPGTPVVAINDIGTAEDFLAAVDATIKYFNDGDLVEGTVVKVDRDEVLLDIGYKTEGVIPSRELSIKHDVDPGDVVSVGDLVEALVLTKEDKEGRLILSKKRAQYERAWGDIEKVKEEDGVVTGTVIEVVKGGLILDIGLRGFLPASLVEMRRVRDLAPYIGQKIEAKIIELDKNRNNVVLSRRAWLEQTQSEVRSTFLNKLEKGQVRPGVVSSIVNFGAFVDLGGVDGLVHVSELSWKHIDHPSEVVEVGQEVTVEVLEVDLDRERVSLSLKATQEDPWQTFARTHALGQVVPGKVTKLVPFGAFVRVEDGIEGLVHISELAVRHVELAEQVVSVGDELFVKVIDIDLERRRISLSLKQANEGVDAESTEFDPALYGMSAEYDEEGNYKYPEGFDPESNEWLEGYENQRAVWEQQYADAQTRWEAHKKQVAQHAADDAAAATSGDSDSGTTSYSSEPAAESNAGAGTLASDEALAALREKLTGN from the coding sequence ATGACCATCACCTCCACCGAGAAGCCCGGTACCCCCGTAGTCGCCATTAACGACATCGGTACCGCTGAGGACTTCCTCGCAGCAGTCGACGCCACCATCAAGTACTTCAACGACGGAGACCTCGTCGAAGGTACCGTCGTCAAGGTCGACCGCGATGAAGTTCTGCTCGACATCGGTTACAAGACCGAAGGTGTCATCCCCTCCCGCGAGCTGTCCATCAAGCACGACGTTGATCCCGGAGACGTTGTCTCCGTTGGCGATCTCGTCGAAGCCCTGGTGCTCACCAAGGAAGACAAAGAAGGCCGCCTGATCCTCTCCAAGAAGCGGGCTCAGTACGAGCGCGCCTGGGGCGACATCGAGAAGGTCAAGGAAGAAGACGGTGTTGTCACCGGTACCGTCATCGAGGTTGTCAAGGGTGGTCTTATCCTCGACATCGGTCTGCGCGGCTTCCTGCCCGCATCCCTCGTCGAGATGCGCCGTGTGCGCGACCTCGCTCCGTACATCGGTCAGAAGATCGAAGCCAAAATCATCGAGCTGGACAAGAACCGCAACAACGTTGTGCTGTCCCGCCGTGCCTGGCTCGAGCAGACCCAGTCCGAGGTTCGCTCCACGTTCCTCAACAAGCTGGAAAAGGGCCAGGTTCGTCCCGGCGTCGTTTCCTCCATCGTCAACTTCGGTGCATTCGTGGACCTGGGCGGCGTAGACGGCCTCGTTCACGTTTCCGAGCTGTCCTGGAAGCACATCGACCACCCGTCCGAGGTTGTCGAAGTTGGCCAGGAAGTCACTGTCGAGGTTCTCGAAGTCGATCTGGACCGCGAGCGTGTTTCCCTGTCGCTCAAGGCTACGCAGGAAGATCCGTGGCAGACCTTCGCCCGCACCCACGCCCTCGGGCAGGTTGTTCCGGGTAAGGTCACCAAGCTCGTTCCGTTCGGTGCGTTCGTACGCGTCGAAGACGGCATCGAAGGCCTCGTGCACATCTCCGAACTGGCAGTCCGCCACGTGGAGCTGGCCGAGCAGGTTGTCTCCGTTGGTGACGAGCTGTTCGTCAAGGTCATCGACATCGACCTCGAGCGCCGCCGTATCTCCCTCTCCCTCAAGCAGGCTAACGAGGGCGTTGACGCCGAGTCCACCGAATTCGATCCGGCTCTCTACGGCATGTCCGCTGAGTACGACGAAGAGGGCAACTACAAGTACCCGGAGGGCTTCGACCCGGAGTCCAACGAGTGGCTTGAAGGCTACGAGAACCAGCGCGCCGTTTGGGAGCAGCAGTACGCTGACGCCCAGACCCGCTGGGAAGCACACAAGAAGCAGGTTGCCCAGCACGCTGCCGACGACGCTGCAGCTGCAACGTCCGGTGACAGCGATTCCGGCACCACCAGCTACTCCTCGGAGCCTGCTGCTGAGTCCAACGCCGGTGCAGGCACGCTTGCATCCGACGAGGCTCTTGCTGCTCTGCGCGAGAAGCTGACCGGCAACTAA
- a CDS encoding GNAT family N-acetyltransferase, with protein MSRSPEVRLADVDDPMLERLLELAQLDASADDVTPPLSNGTGWNAERIDWFLAYHRSAAAGLEGPAAEKSWAVLCDGSPAGAIRLKLTDAETAQHETAETGIWLGRSYRGHGVGGAALRLVLAEARRAGLHRVVAKTTAANIGAQRLLTAAGAVLTHDDGGAVCAVVDLSHWRQ; from the coding sequence ATGTCCCGCTCCCCTGAAGTCCGTCTGGCAGACGTCGACGACCCCATGCTGGAGCGGCTGCTGGAGCTGGCACAGCTGGATGCGTCTGCGGATGACGTCACGCCGCCGCTGAGCAACGGGACGGGCTGGAATGCCGAACGCATCGACTGGTTCCTCGCCTACCACCGGTCTGCAGCCGCGGGACTGGAGGGACCGGCCGCGGAAAAGAGCTGGGCAGTGCTCTGCGACGGCAGCCCGGCCGGCGCGATCAGGCTCAAGCTGACGGACGCGGAAACGGCGCAACACGAAACAGCTGAGACGGGCATCTGGCTGGGCCGGAGCTACCGCGGCCACGGTGTCGGCGGCGCCGCGTTGCGGCTGGTACTCGCGGAAGCCCGCCGCGCCGGACTGCACCGCGTCGTGGCCAAAACCACGGCAGCCAACATCGGCGCGCAGCGGCTCCTCACCGCCGCTGGCGCGGTCCTGACGCACGACGACGGCGGCGCGGTGTGTGCCGTCGTCGACCTTTCCCACTGGCGCCAGTAG